The proteins below are encoded in one region of Natranaerovirga hydrolytica:
- a CDS encoding HD domain-containing protein produces MNLKKLELSLEQENELILEYESYVEDLLENEDVNKMKEFKHHHYTTCFDHSLNVSFYSFVIAKRLGLDYVSTARGGLLHDLFLYDWRSDEPREGKHAFAHPHIALRNAEKSFELNKIEKDIIVKHMWPVTIKLPKYKESFIVSCVDKYCATMEFSNGLAKKLRYQLM; encoded by the coding sequence ATGAATTTAAAAAAATTAGAACTAAGCTTAGAGCAAGAAAATGAATTGATTTTAGAATATGAAAGTTATGTTGAAGATTTATTAGAAAATGAAGATGTTAACAAAATGAAAGAGTTTAAACATCATCATTATACAACTTGTTTTGACCATTCTTTAAATGTTTCTTTTTATAGCTTTGTCATAGCAAAACGTTTAGGCTTGGATTATGTTTCTACAGCAAGAGGTGGATTATTACATGACTTGTTTTTATATGACTGGAGAAGTGATGAACCACGAGAAGGCAAACATGCTTTTGCACATCCACACATCGCATTAAGAAATGCAGAAAAATCATTTGAGCTTAATAAAATTGAAAAAGATATTATTGTGAAACATATGTGGCCTGTTACCATTAAACTTCCTAAATACAAAGAATCATTTATTGTTTCATGTGTTGATAAGTATTGTGCAACAATGGAGTTTTCAAATGGATTGGCTAAGAAATTAAGATATCAATTAATGTAA
- the ymfI gene encoding elongation factor P 5-aminopentanone reductase produces MNPKKTVLITGASRGIGKAMALLFAKHQHYNIVIVAKNNLSLLNNVKSQINEMGAQCLCFLTDVSQYKPTEDMIKEIYSQFNTIDIVINNAGLSYIGLLTDMNVEQWQSIIGTNLNSLFNVSHCVIPDMVRQKKGKIINISSVWGEVGACLEVAYSASKGGMNAFTKALAKELAPSNIQVNAISCGMIDTDMNHNFSLEEINHIIDEIPSGRMGSTADVAQLAYYLCQDTSNYITGQILRVDGGWL; encoded by the coding sequence ATGAACCCTAAAAAAACCGTTTTAATTACTGGAGCCTCTAGAGGAATTGGAAAAGCAATGGCTCTTCTTTTTGCAAAACACCAACACTATAATATTGTGATTGTTGCAAAAAACAATCTATCACTGTTAAATAATGTTAAAAGCCAAATTAATGAAATGGGCGCTCAATGTTTATGTTTTTTAACAGATGTGAGCCAGTATAAACCAACTGAAGATATGATTAAAGAAATTTATAGTCAATTTAATACAATTGATATTGTCATAAACAATGCAGGACTTTCTTACATAGGATTATTAACCGATATGAATGTAGAACAATGGCAATCTATTATTGGCACCAATTTAAATAGCCTTTTTAATGTTTCTCATTGTGTCATTCCTGATATGGTTCGCCAAAAAAAAGGGAAAATCATAAACATTTCTTCAGTATGGGGAGAAGTAGGGGCTTGTTTAGAGGTTGCCTATTCTGCTTCAAAAGGTGGTATGAATGCTTTTACAAAGGCACTGGCTAAAGAACTTGCACCTAGTAACATTCAAGTCAATGCTATTTCTTGTGGTATGATTGATACAGATATGAATCATAACTTTAGCTTAGAAGAAATAAACCATATTATAGATGAAATCCCTTCAGGCAGAATGGGTTCAACAGCAGATGTGGCTCAACTGGCTTATTATTTATGTCAAGATACATCTAATTATATTACGGGTCAAATTTTACGTGTTGATGGCGGTTGGCTATAA
- a CDS encoding LCP family protein — translation MNKKEVKTIYIIFSIGLIILIFSGLAIGYSYSKDTAPKMKQIEAKEEVSEGNQGEPLKDDKKEEINSVTGLLLGNDGSGSLVDVIMVGHLNIDTNEVNIISVPRDLFIDFREDHFKELKANNPNNRVLYCKLTEVYSLIGNDEQAFEDLISIIEIIVDLEIDYYMTLGLDSFKDIVDFVDGVDFYVPQNMSYYDDIQDFRINLREGQQLLDGDKAEQLVRFRNYRFGDLQRVEVQRDFLSELVNKVLSESSMQENFSILEVIYNNVETDIAFFDVMKYAKYIINIDNEQLMDTEKMVTIPSYGFQIDNIWFQEWHIEEAHEVVNALLNE, via the coding sequence GTGAATAAAAAAGAAGTCAAGACCATATATATTATTTTCTCTATAGGATTAATTATACTTATTTTTTCAGGTTTAGCAATTGGTTATTCCTACTCAAAAGATACTGCACCAAAAATGAAACAAATTGAAGCAAAAGAAGAGGTAAGTGAAGGTAATCAAGGCGAGCCATTAAAAGATGATAAAAAAGAAGAGATAAATTCAGTTACTGGCTTATTATTAGGTAATGACGGCAGCGGTTCTTTAGTAGACGTTATTATGGTGGGACATTTGAACATAGATACAAATGAAGTCAATATTATCTCAGTACCTAGAGATTTGTTTATTGATTTTAGAGAAGATCACTTTAAAGAGTTAAAAGCCAATAATCCTAATAATAGAGTTTTGTATTGTAAATTAACAGAGGTATATTCTTTAATAGGAAATGACGAACAAGCATTTGAAGATTTGATTTCAATTATTGAAATCATTGTGGACTTAGAGATAGATTATTATATGACATTGGGTTTAGATAGTTTTAAAGATATTGTTGATTTTGTAGATGGTGTTGACTTCTACGTACCACAAAATATGAGCTATTATGATGATATTCAAGATTTTAGGATTAATTTAAGAGAAGGACAACAATTATTAGATGGCGATAAAGCAGAACAATTGGTTAGATTTAGAAATTATAGGTTTGGAGATTTACAAAGAGTAGAAGTGCAAAGAGACTTTTTATCTGAATTGGTCAACAAAGTATTATCAGAAAGCAGTATGCAAGAAAATTTTAGCATCTTAGAGGTTATTTACAATAATGTAGAAACAGATATTGCTTTTTTCGATGTAATGAAATACGCAAAATATATCATTAATATAGATAATGAACAATTAATGGACACAGAAAAAATGGTAACCATACCGTCCTATGGTTTCCAAATTGATAACATTTGGTTTCAAGAATGGCATATAGAAGAAGCCCATGAAGTGGTTAATGCATTATTAAATGAATAA
- a CDS encoding LCP family protein, with product MKKKKNKNKSLIKKFTKVFLGSMIVLFTIASIAIAGYAYIISQYEGIDMSLSDLFGLDKDKDDDNGRNIKEQVNFVVLGVDDDGYRPDAILFGMFNTTTLDIDIISIPRDTRVELQDPLYSTLVERRSNTPRVMKINGVPAYSAVNMRNEYTVEAIEDLLPIDIEVDYYVKIGLGTFREVVDMIGGVEMYVPQDMYYPDPYQDLYINLEEGQQLLNGAQAEQLVRFRSGYADQDLGRIRTQQEFMKQFANQILEERNALNIMNIATTILESAETNVALSDALLYSRFIDDFDVDRLKMTTLPGTDRYIGGVSYFIMDEEETRVLFQSIEEQYEDTNHYIDNDEDEAIEEPISSIDKNIEVLNSTNVGGLAGRVSDTLAQEGFTIVNVDNYPSGTYETTRIMVSAPNMGEDLVEFFNEPIIEVNESLSTEEIDIRIIMGSNQ from the coding sequence TTGAAAAAGAAAAAGAATAAAAATAAAAGCTTGATTAAAAAATTTACGAAAGTATTCTTAGGAAGCATGATTGTATTGTTTACAATAGCATCCATAGCAATAGCAGGATATGCTTACATTATAAGTCAATATGAAGGGATAGATATGTCCTTATCCGATTTATTTGGATTGGATAAAGATAAAGATGATGACAATGGAAGAAATATAAAAGAGCAAGTTAATTTTGTAGTTCTAGGTGTAGATGACGATGGATATAGACCGGATGCAATATTGTTTGGGATGTTTAATACCACAACATTAGATATTGATATTATATCTATACCCAGAGATACACGAGTAGAATTACAAGACCCATTGTACAGTACGTTAGTAGAAAGAAGAAGTAATACACCAAGAGTAATGAAAATCAATGGTGTACCAGCTTATTCAGCAGTTAATATGAGAAATGAATATACTGTTGAAGCCATTGAAGACCTTTTGCCAATAGATATAGAGGTTGATTATTATGTAAAGATAGGGTTAGGGACGTTTAGAGAAGTGGTGGATATGATTGGTGGCGTTGAGATGTACGTTCCACAAGATATGTATTATCCAGATCCTTATCAAGATTTATACATTAATCTAGAAGAAGGTCAACAACTCCTTAATGGTGCTCAAGCAGAACAATTAGTAAGATTTAGATCAGGCTATGCTGATCAAGATCTTGGAAGAATAAGAACCCAACAAGAATTTATGAAACAATTTGCCAATCAAATCTTAGAAGAAAGAAACGCATTAAATATTATGAATATTGCAACAACTATTCTGGAATCAGCAGAAACCAATGTTGCACTGAGTGATGCATTATTATATTCAAGGTTCATTGATGATTTTGATGTTGATAGATTAAAAATGACAACTTTACCTGGAACCGATCGTTATATTGGTGGTGTATCCTATTTTATTATGGATGAAGAAGAAACTAGAGTGTTGTTTCAATCCATAGAAGAACAGTATGAGGATACCAATCATTACATAGATAATGATGAAGATGAAGCAATAGAGGAGCCAATTTCTTCCATAGATAAAAACATTGAAGTTCTTAATAGTACCAACGTAGGTGGATTAGCTGGACGTGTAAGTGACACGCTAGCACAAGAAGGATTTACCATTGTTAATGTAGACAATTATCCAAGTGGCACTTATGAAACAACACGTATAATGGTCAGTGCACCTAATATGGGAGAAGATTTAGTAGAATTCTTTAACGAACCCATCATTGAAGTAAATGAATCGTTAAGTACAGAAGAAATAGATATAAGAATTATTATGGGATCTAATCAATAA
- the murJ gene encoding murein biosynthesis integral membrane protein MurJ, producing MDKKNNIINVASLVIMLTLIGKVLAFARDALIASRVGTSFEADAYFFANNLTTMSFVGVAASILTALIPVFVRIRKIEGKEAFFKFANNVINIFMCIAVALIIVVNIGAFIVRQYTSDPQIYLTSQIVSGLVISIFFITITYVFIAILQSMNQFGAAAMVSYPFNAVMIVYIFFFLNVDNLLQFAYFTAFAWGMQAAILIPTLRKNQYKYAFILNIKEKRLNQIWQMIIPIMIITMVHQNNVNIDNLFSYRFLGEGVASGIYYANTIYVAIVTVIIYGIMTVAYPKISEKNLVDTDSMNTYVLDIISIIGFIILPLTIGFTVLGKEIITMIYGRGEFGASSIQLTTTVLTRYAIGALGLGILEVLSKTYFASKRFLPPLLAILSINVTNIIGTSVLRYYGVGGIALSTSVSMLLGSFVFLGYYIKKHNIEISKSTRNNFFKMVAASLGMLLLIYPFQNILKTILDVNNSIHNLIIIFSTTLIGLLTYIVINVLVKESNTKNIYNQLVNRKRENNV from the coding sequence ATGGATAAGAAAAACAATATAATTAATGTTGCGTCTTTGGTTATTATGCTGACTTTAATAGGAAAAGTGTTGGCCTTTGCTAGAGACGCATTAATTGCCAGTAGAGTGGGTACAAGTTTTGAGGCAGATGCATACTTCTTTGCTAATAATTTAACGACTATGAGTTTTGTAGGGGTTGCAGCATCTATTCTCACAGCATTAATCCCCGTTTTTGTGAGAATTAGAAAAATAGAAGGCAAAGAAGCCTTTTTTAAGTTTGCCAATAATGTTATTAATATCTTTATGTGTATAGCAGTTGCTTTAATTATTGTTGTCAATATAGGGGCTTTTATCGTAAGACAATATACCAGTGATCCACAGATATACTTAACCAGTCAAATTGTTTCAGGATTAGTCATTAGTATTTTTTTCATTACCATAACTTATGTTTTTATTGCAATATTACAATCTATGAACCAATTTGGTGCAGCAGCTATGGTTAGTTATCCATTTAATGCGGTGATGATTGTTTATATATTTTTCTTCCTAAATGTAGATAATTTGCTTCAGTTTGCATACTTTACAGCTTTTGCTTGGGGGATGCAAGCTGCCATACTGATACCAACTCTTCGAAAGAATCAGTATAAGTACGCATTTATTTTGAATATAAAAGAAAAACGTTTGAACCAAATATGGCAAATGATCATTCCAATAATGATTATTACGATGGTTCATCAAAACAATGTAAACATTGATAATTTATTTTCTTATAGGTTTTTAGGAGAAGGGGTGGCATCTGGGATTTACTATGCCAATACCATTTATGTTGCTATTGTTACAGTCATTATTTATGGTATAATGACTGTGGCTTATCCTAAAATTAGTGAGAAGAATTTAGTGGATACAGATTCAATGAATACTTATGTATTAGATATTATAAGTATTATTGGGTTTATTATTCTGCCATTAACCATTGGATTTACTGTTCTTGGAAAAGAAATTATAACCATGATATATGGTAGAGGTGAGTTTGGAGCAAGCAGTATACAATTAACCACCACGGTACTGACAAGATATGCAATAGGTGCTCTTGGATTAGGGATATTAGAAGTACTTAGCAAGACATACTTTGCTTCTAAACGGTTTTTGCCGCCATTACTTGCCATACTTTCTATAAATGTTACAAATATAATAGGGACCTCTGTTTTAAGGTATTATGGCGTAGGTGGCATTGCATTATCAACATCTGTTTCTATGTTATTAGGTTCTTTTGTTTTCTTAGGCTATTATATTAAAAAACATAATATAGAAATTTCTAAATCAACAAGAAATAACTTTTTTAAGATGGTAGCTGCTTCTTTAGGAATGTTGCTGTTAATTTATCCATTCCAAAATATACTAAAAACTATCTTAGATGTCAATAATTCTATACATAATCTTATTATTATTTTTAGCACCACATTAATAGGTTTGTTGACGTATATTGTGATTAATGTTCTTGTTAAAGAAAGCAATACAAAAAATATATATAATCAACTTGTCAATAGAAAGAGGGAGAATAATGTTTAA
- a CDS encoding DUF4330 domain-containing protein codes for MFKKFNVVDWFILLFLILIIGFAFLKVTSTLDTQNHIEAIVTFEAEEQPMGLINAIAIGDSLYDSSRDTYIGEVVSVDYTEYKELIKNDLDEMEYKAIPDKYNAIVQVKVELEDSELGLSVGNRRIIIGTSVRVKSRSYVFDGDVVDLEIQ; via the coding sequence ATGTTTAAGAAATTTAATGTTGTAGATTGGTTTATTCTTTTGTTTTTAATTTTAATTATTGGTTTTGCCTTTTTAAAAGTTACGAGTACATTGGATACTCAGAATCATATAGAAGCCATCGTAACTTTTGAAGCAGAAGAACAACCCATGGGGCTTATTAATGCTATTGCCATAGGGGATAGTCTATACGATTCAAGTCGAGATACTTATATAGGAGAAGTTGTTTCAGTAGATTATACAGAATATAAAGAGTTGATTAAAAACGATTTAGATGAGATGGAATATAAAGCCATTCCAGATAAATACAATGCCATTGTTCAAGTGAAAGTTGAACTTGAAGACAGTGAACTCGGATTGAGTGTAGGTAATCGAAGAATTATTATAGGAACATCTGTAAGAGTTAAGTCAAGAAGCTATGTATTTGATGGAGATGTTGTAGACTTAGAAATTCAGTAG
- a CDS encoding O-antigen ligase family protein: MTHTFKNQLFFALIGIALALCFTFFGMQTFILVGGLVFIYLSFLNPNYSLGLLIIAIPFIEPEYMLMVMLMVIFFYGLHYINEGRTHPLHYNIQGFLLLFVVLVIFTTFFSVSIKASQRDFILHILSLGILFVMINREHTKKDIHILYVCFIGAGIISAVYGIYQMIIRVPMGSGWVDPSINPNVVSRVYATFENPNIFALFLLFVLPITLSLFYTSKKIESKIIFGTSWLLMVMALVFTFSRGGYLAFSIGLLLFIILTNPKNIIGLTIIGVLSIPLLPPVIWERILTIGSATDSSNYYRLVLWNGAFDMIQDYWHLGTGLGYASFREVVPRYFSEMSPYHLHNTFLQFFVETGVLGITLLILLILMIIKITLKVIGNEKDNYVKNTTAALLAAFVSIFIHGMFEHLLFNPKIIVYFWILIGLILINYKFYKSRGKL, encoded by the coding sequence ATGACTCATACATTTAAAAATCAGTTATTTTTTGCCTTAATAGGGATTGCATTGGCTTTATGTTTTACTTTTTTTGGTATGCAAACGTTTATTTTAGTAGGTGGATTGGTGTTTATTTACCTATCTTTTTTGAACCCTAATTACAGTTTAGGATTACTCATTATAGCCATTCCATTTATTGAGCCAGAATATATGTTAATGGTTATGCTAATGGTTATCTTTTTTTACGGACTTCACTACATTAATGAAGGAAGAACACACCCCCTTCATTATAATATTCAAGGCTTTTTATTACTGTTTGTTGTTCTGGTTATTTTTACCACGTTTTTCTCGGTTTCTATCAAAGCAAGTCAAAGAGATTTTATTTTGCATATATTATCATTGGGCATTTTATTTGTTATGATTAATAGAGAGCACACTAAAAAAGACATACATATTTTGTATGTGTGTTTTATAGGAGCAGGCATCATATCGGCAGTATATGGAATTTATCAAATGATTATCAGAGTGCCTATGGGAAGTGGTTGGGTTGATCCAAGCATTAACCCTAATGTGGTTAGTCGAGTGTATGCCACTTTTGAAAATCCAAATATATTTGCGCTGTTTTTGTTGTTTGTCTTACCAATTACTTTAAGTTTATTTTACACCTCAAAAAAAATTGAGAGTAAAATTATTTTTGGAACCAGTTGGTTGTTAATGGTCATGGCACTGGTATTCACTTTTTCTAGAGGGGGTTATTTAGCCTTCAGTATAGGATTGTTATTATTTATTATTTTAACCAATCCAAAGAATATTATTGGCTTAACCATCATAGGGGTTCTCAGCATACCTTTATTGCCTCCTGTTATTTGGGAAAGGATATTAACAATTGGCAGTGCAACAGATAGTTCAAACTACTATAGATTGGTACTGTGGAATGGTGCCTTTGATATGATACAAGATTATTGGCACTTAGGGACAGGATTGGGTTATGCTTCTTTTAGAGAGGTTGTGCCAAGGTATTTTAGTGAAATGAGCCCATATCATCTTCATAACACGTTTTTACAGTTTTTCGTAGAAACAGGTGTGTTAGGCATTACATTGTTAATTCTTTTAATATTAATGATTATAAAAATAACGTTAAAAGTCATCGGCAATGAAAAAGACAATTATGTAAAAAATACAACAGCAGCTTTATTAGCAGCTTTTGTAAGCATTTTTATTCACGGTATGTTTGAGCATTTGTTATTCAACCCTAAAATCATAGTGTATTTTTGGATACTAATCGGTTTGATCTTAATAAATTATAAATTCTATAAAAGTAGGGGGAAACTATGA